DNA from Pseudophryne corroboree isolate aPseCor3 chromosome 7, aPseCor3.hap2, whole genome shotgun sequence:
GATACAGTAGGTCTTGGaatggggttgggtatgatatgttgATATGGCTTATTCTATATATTAAAACAACATTTACATTATGCACTGTACATTTTCTGATCAGATATATGATATTTATATATTGTATTTCAGCGCGTTTCTTGCAAGATGGATTTGAACCTCTATCTCCAGAGGATTGGAATCACAGAATTGAAACCAGATTTCTCCACACCGTCCCTTTCAGCGCTTCGGGAGCTACATCGCCGCCACCTGTTCTCTGTACCATTCGAGAGCCTCAGTATGCACATCGGGGAGAAAATTATCCTGGATACCCTCTGGATTTATCAGAAAATTGTTCTGAGAAAACGAGGGGGCTTTTGTTTTGAAAACAACGGCCTTTTCTTGTGGGTGTTACAAGAGTTGGGGTACCAGCCACTGGTGCTATCGGCCAAAGCAATGAACCCATTCACTTGTGTTTTTGGACCTCCGTTTGACCACATGATACTGAGTGTGGAGTTGGAGGGCAGGCGGTGGCTTTGTGATGTTGGCTTCGGAGATGGAATCCTGGATCCATTTCCAGTGGAGGCAGGATGGGAAGAGGAGCAGGACAGTGGCGTGTTTCGGGTACGGGTGGAAGCAGGAGAGTGGCACCTGGAAAGGAAGGAGGACAATGACCAGTGGAGGAGCCTGTACAAGTTCACCCTTGAAGAGAGGAGATTTGAGGACTTCAGGGAGATGGGTGACTTTCTCCAGACCTCACCAAGGTCTCTCTTTGTTTGCAAATCTCTCTGTTCCCTAAAGCTACCAGATGGCAGACTGACCTACATCGGACGCAAGCTgatcagcacagagtatatcaagggCGGTGGGAGTGTGAAGACCACCGAAGAACTCAGCGATGAGGAGATCCCTGACCTGCTCAGAGAAAAGTTTGGCATTGTGCTGAATGCAATATTTGTTCCGAAGGATGAGATGTTGGCCCCGCCTCCTGATGGACAGTGAGGCCTCAGTTGATATATGGCATTTACACAGTTGTGTGTATTATATCAATATTAAAATTAAGGAATACATAGAATTACGCATCTTAAACATTTCACAGCGGCCACATTGGGCATTCTGAAATAAATGTGGATCTTTGCCACCCCTATAAACCAGCCTGTAAAAGTAGCCATCATCGCTATAAGACGGCATGTGAACaagccctatccttggtgcaaaagAAGTGTGTGAAATCGAGCGGCTCTCTAAGTAGCCGGCAATTCCACCTACACACTCACCATCATGCCACCGTGCTGCTCGTAGTTATtattattgggcctgattcagagtaacGTACTAATCCAGTGTTTGTGGGTCTACgcatgcgcaggacctgttctATACATGGCCAGAACAGGTGCTACGAGATCGCTCGCAGTCCCCCTTAGCCCCAGCAAAACTAATGAATCTTACTATCCGATATTCTAATGTGTTTTCCACCGATGAGTGTCCGCTGAAGAAATCACACACAGGTGATGGAGAAACGCATCCAGACCAGTTCCTTGGATTAACACCTTTTCATGTACAATCATTACGCCTCATCCCCTTACCTGCAGAACAGACTCTAACAAACGTTAACTTCAACCACTTTAAACAGTAATATctccatttttgtttttttaaatacattttcttttttttaattgaaaTATGATATTGCATAATTatcaaataaaatacaaaaaaacctCTGGCGCTGACTATAGTATATATAGATGTGACTTTGCATAGACACCATAAATGTGTATAACTACTGCCCTGTATGAGCAGAACCTTGTGAAAGGTACAGAATGCATCTGTGTGTCTGTGAGAGGCACACATTATgcgtcagtgtgtgtgagaggcacagagtatgcgtcagtgtgtgtgagaggcacagagggtgcgtcagtgtgtgtgagaggcacagagtggcatCAGTGTGTGCAAGAGGCACAGACGGTGCGCCAGTGTGTGTGAAAGGTACagaatgtgtctgtgtgtctgagaggcacagagggtgCGCCAGTGTGTGTAAGAAGCACAGACAGTgcgtcagtgtgtgtgagaggcacagagtgccgtcagtgtgtgtgagaggcacagatTGGCATCAGTGTGTGCGAGAGGCACAgagtgcgtgtcagtgtgtgtgagaggcacagagtgccgtcagtgtgtgtgagaggcacagagtgcatgtcagtgtgtgtgagaggcacacaGTAAGCATCAGTGtgagtgagaggcacagagtgcgtgtcagtgtgtgtgtgagaggcacagagggtgCGTCAGTGTGTGGAAAGGCACAGAGTGCATGTCAGTGTGTGTAAGAGGTACACAGTATGCATCACTGtgagtgagaggcacagagtgcacGTTAGTGtgagtgagaggcacagagtgtgcgtcagtgtgtgagaggcacagagtgtgcgtcagtgtgtgagaggcacagagtgtgcgTCAGTGtgagtgagaggcacagagtgtgcgtcagtgtgtgagaggcacagagtgtgcgACAGTGTGAGTGAGAGGCAGAGTGCACATCAGTGTTTGTGTAGAGACACAGACTAcacgtcactgtgtgtgagaggcacagagtgtgtgtctgtgtgtgtgagaggcacagagtgtgcatcagtgtgtgtgagaggcatagaGTGCACATCGGTgtgtgagagacacagagtatgtatcagtgtgtgagaggcacagagtgtgtaTCAGTgcgtgagaggcacagagtgtgtgtcTGTGAGAGGTAcagagtgtgtgtctgtgtgtgtgagaggcgcagAGTGCACCTCAGTGTGTGAGGGGCACAGAGTGTGtatcagtgtgtgagaggcacagagtgcgtatcagtgtgtgagaggcacagagtgcacatcagtatgtgtgtgtgtagaggcacagagtgtgtatcagtgtgtgagaggcacagagtgtgtaTCAGTGTGTGAGTGGCACAGAGTGCACATCAGTGTGTGTGTAGAGGCACAGAGTGTGcatcagtgtgtgagaggcacagtgtgtgtatgagtgtgtatggaGGCATAGAGTGCGcatcagtgtgtgagaggcagagtgTGCATCAGTGTGTGAAAGGCacatagtgtgtgtctgtgtgtgtgtgagaggcagagtGTGTATCAGTGACTGTGAGAGGCacatagtgtgtgtctgtgtgtgtgtgagaggcagagtGTGTATCAGTGACTGTGAGaggcacatagtgtgtgtgtgtgtgagaggcagagtGTGTATCAGTGATTGTGAGAGGCacatagtgtgtgtctgtgtgtgtgagaggcacagagtcagctgcgttttaagagaggaggaggcctgggtgcagcctcctccgttcgggccccctcctctcttccggcagcggggagagtctgagcactagagtgctcagactctactgcgcatgcgcagatccccgggaaaatggcgcggtggccattttccctgagatttctctactgcgcatgcacagaactccgtgaaaatgggcaAAATGGTTTTAACACCGtcgtggacgtcgccgcgggactccggaggggtgagtattcacaaaatgggtgcagcgtgtgcggtaggggccccctctggactcagtttTTACTGAGGAAAATGCGCATGGCGggaatacgtaaggagattttagtacatttttatttGCCCATCTTAGAGAGTGTCCTTACATACGGGATTATGGTATGGTTTGGTAACTGTACTGCcatagaacgtaagtcccttcagagagtggttaaaactgcgagtagttattggagttagtttgccctgtattcaggatatatatgaaaagaggctcctcactaaggtgagaagtattttgggagatctatctcatcctaatgtggggatgttttctgtgttgccatctaataggcgttatcgttctattctttgtcggactaaccggttaaggggtagttttttcccaacaGCAGTAAACATGTTAAACCGGACAAAGCCGAGATAAATTGATAATTGAGAATGTCTTGGTTTCAGGAGTGCTCTTTCTGTTctcatggtctctgtatatgcttgcttttagtttcgttgattgtttatgtatttttttcttgaactattgatgacaataaagtattattattattattattattattattattattatgtgcaccacacacactgcacccattatagaaacaccagtgcacagagtgtgtatcagtgtgtgagaggcacagagtgtgtatcagtgtgtgagaggcacagagtgtgtatcagtgtgtgagaggcacagagtgtgtaTCAGTGTGTCAGAGGCACAGAGTGTGTATCAGTgcgtgagaggcacagagtgtgtatcagtgtgtgagaggcacagagtgtgtatcagtgtgtgagaggcagagtgtgtatcagtgtgtgagaggcacagagtgtgtatcagtgtgtgagaggcacagagtgtgtatcagtgtgtgagaggcacagagtgtgtatcagtgtgtgagaggcacagagtgtgtaTCAGTgcgtgagaggcacagagtgtgtgtctgtgagaggtacagagtgagtgtgtgtctgtgtgtgtgagaggcacagagtgtgtatcagtgtgtgagaggcacagagtgtgtatcagtgtgtgagaggcacagagtgtgtatcagtgtgtgagaggcacagagtgtgtaTCAGTgcgtgagaggcacagagtgtgtgtctgtgagaggtacagagtgagtgtgtgtctgtgtgtgtgagaggcacagagtgtgtatcagtgtgtgagaggcacagagtgtgtatcagtgtgtgagaggcacagagtgtgtatcagtgtgtgagaggcacagagtgtgtatcagtgtgtgagaggcacagagtgtgtaTCAGTgcgtgagaggcacagagtgtgtgtcTGTGAGAGGTACAGAGTGAGTGTGTGTCTGAGTGTGTGAGAAGCACAGAGTGTGTATCAGTGACTGTGAGAGGCACAGAGGGTACTTATTGTCATTATTATTAGACTAAAGGATCACCGATTATACGTCTCAAACTAAAGGTGGTTCAGATTATTATTCTACTATTAATGATGCCattgattatattattattattattattattattattattattatcattataactAAAGGTGGCATTGGTCAGGTGTATTAGACTGTATTGGTCacagtgggtaattccaagttgctcgctcgctagcagtttttagcagccgtgcaaacgcattgtcgctgcccactggggagtgtattttcactttgcagaagtgtgaacgcttgtgcagcagagcgcctgcaaaatcattttgtgcaaaacaagaccagccctgtagttactcttcgtgtgcgttgattctaacgttggagggttggcattTGACATCACACGcctgcccagcgtttgcccagccaagcctgtgttttccctggcacgcctgcgtttttccaaacactcccagaaaatggtcagttggtcAGAAACGCCAACGTCAAATggtcagaaacgcccccttcctgtcaatcttcttgcggctgccagtgcgactgaaaacgtcaCCAgatcctgtgcaaaaccacaattctcTTTGTACCAATACGTCGCGCTTGCGCAtttcagtgcatacgcatgcgcagaaatgcagatttttacaccgatcgctacgcagcgaacaacggcagctagcgatcaaatcggaatgacccccacagtaccgtGTCTGGGAATGCATTACATGCTGTTGTGGAAAGGTCACACCCCCTCCTGTGATGACCACACCTATTCAGTGGTTGGACACATTGCTACAATGGGCCctggcaaccatcgatggtcaccatcaataGTACCATTGCTGGTTAACTTTGATGTCAGGGGTGCGGCGTCACGGGTGCATAGCGGTTGGGGTGGAGCTAGGCTCTGTGTCCTGGAGGAAAAAACAACAACCATCGGAGGTTTCTGTATCATCAATGGCGGGGCAGCGTCTGGTTCCCCCGATTAATGTTTTTTAAAATGGTATTTAAAATCGGGCATAGACTACCAATGACTTTGTATCAGTGATCAATGGCCAGCCCTACTGGTGGGCCCGTAAGGCCCCAGTCCCACACTAAAGCAGTGTTTGGAATTTTGCACCTTAACCCAGATGATATAGGTGAGGCCCATGTAATGTATTCGTCACAACATCAACTCTCTGACCTCCTCAATAGGATAAAGCTATGAGTTAGTGTATGCATTGGCTGACAgagtttgctgggacatgtagttctacTGTATAGCTGGAAAAATAAAGATTACCTACAGTAAGTGTTTgttcagggccggcccaagcctaacttttttggtaagcgaatatagattgtgGCCCCCCTCAATGGATgatggaaaatattatacacacaaaagCTTAAACCGCATTAAGCGAAATATGGGTGTAATCAACTGTCTACCATAAAGTTAAAACTTTGCAAGATATTCAATAATCTGATCTCAACCAACTCAGGCACGCATTTCACTTGCTGAAAACAAAGATAAATGCAAGACACAAAAACCAACAACTGAAAACAGCtgcaaagcataacaaaggaggaaacACAGCATTTAGTGATTCTCAGCAAAGTATTACAAATGCACATAGGGGACTTTGCATAAAAACGGCTACAATTTGGATGAACATGCTGACCAACCAGCCAGGGGATGATGGAACAACCCCACCAACATGGGGACTGTCGTGAAGTACAGTATATGCAagtgaatattttatatatatatatatatatatatatatatatatatatatatatatctcctatataatagcccagatctgtgactttgtgattcatttgctaacgctgggcggagtcacaacagtgggcggagttagtcaaatgagtcacagatctggccaaatctacaggagactaggagcagaaacagatagtatgggcatggcacaggcaggggtgcatacctcccagctttctgcaggagctttcttcagacagaaggagggacacacactcggcgaaaagggggcgtggcttcacgggagggccccgttttcgtcaatgagggggcatgcctagtgctctgtgagctgctggcatgcccccaggggctgattatgagtccgggggggggccagggcacttgagacaggggagccctatctcattgctgtgcctgctgtgggttgggggcgtggcctaatcgcagcccgcgaggccatgccctcttacgcaaattccgtgttttttttttttttatggaattttggcccctcagctagcagCTAGGGCtacatccagaggaggtggtcgctcccccctacacacccgcacaggcagaagaaagcagggagactgctgcctccctgcaacaccacagacctgccaacacgcagcagcgtgtgcagactgtagcacaatgctgccgttgttgctggcaggacggggggggggggggggcttctgagctgggacagagctactcgagccagggggccccctaaaactgtggggccaacggtacgtaccccctgccccccccccccttaatccggctctactgctggaacccccccttaatccataccccctgatgccccctctccctctgtctccactattcaccgctgctctgctaagcagaacagcgagtacaggagctttccaactgacccccccgttaccgcgggacactgcaacccgcgggtgggacagcgggacagaccccaaaaaatgggactgtcccgcgaaaatcgggacatttgggaggtatgggggtgtgtgagggggtatgccgtacagacagacgggcaccggctcactgtgtgcttgacccccccctctctggcgcggaggagcgtcactttctggcacactccacgcttcttagctgcagttttgtggggcacctgccgctgtgcaggttccgtactgcctctgttatctccagccccggcaaccccaccgctagctgcagcgctgccacccacagtgaggtgcgcccagctccttcacacactttagccggcgggtaacgctgcagaagtccgagctgcttgcagtctccgaccccctcctccctccagccgcagcatatcctgggggctaaccagtcactcccagtctccccttaccacagtgcccggcagctgcgcgaggtctgcggtgtgtgactgaggagggggggagggatgcggacgggcagaggaagcaggactccagcctaagagagtcagccatgccaagtctccaccagcagcagatcccaacaggttggagtggaacagcagcagccagcagcagtgactccggtaagacacatctgtctgtcaccactgttttgtccctattaccaatctctcccatgccctgtgttctgtcatgtccctgtcacccctggccttgccctgccacccttatcctggccctttcacccttatcctggccctgtcacccttatcctggccctgtcacccttatgcttgccctgtcacccttatgctggccctgtcacccttatgctggccctgttacccttatgctggccctgttacccctatcctggccctgttacccctgtgcttgccctgtcaaccctatactggccctgtcacccctgtcctgttcctgccacccctaccctggcctgtcacccctatcctgtccctgtcatttctgtcctggccccgtcgcccctgtcctggccccgtcaccccttttctgaccctgtcacccctgtcctggccccgtcaaccctgttctgaccctgtcacccctgtcctggccctgttactgcataccctccaactagctttttggcaggtacagtacccgcagcgcctccagacctctccccaatgcaccacacctccgcaccttcccctccacccctcccccacacgctgtgcctccagaccccctacaccacccgcggctcccactcctccgccccttcaccacccacagcacctccaggccccctccaccatccaccccctttatatgtctccccccacacctgcccccctccacccgcagcatctgcagacaccctcctccatccgtggtccccccctcaccaacccctcccccaccaatggcaccaccgcacctgcccctacaccaccagcagcacctccggacctccttccctatgcgccgcaccacccgtacctgcccctcccctacccatggcgcctgcggacccctaccccacccccggcactcccgccccttcccatcccacagcacctctcgaacccttcacccatccacaacatccccacacctgcccctctcccacccatggcacccctgcccctcccccacctgcagtgcctccggacccctccccaatctgcatcccccactcctctgcccctcccccacccgcagcacctcccgactcttccccattcgGGCCCcatccccacttctgccccccctccacctgcagcatctacagacaccatccgc
Protein-coding regions in this window:
- the LOC134943946 gene encoding arylamine N-acetyltransferase, pineal gland isozyme NAT-3-like — encoded protein: MDLNLYLQRIGITELKPDFSTPSLSALRELHRRHLFSVPFESLSMHIGEKIILDTLWIYQKIVLRKRGGFCFENNGLFLWVLQELGYQPLVLSAKAMNPFTCVFGPPFDHMILSVELEGRRWLCDVGFGDGILDPFPVEAGWEEEQDSGVFRVRVEAGEWHLERKEDNDQWRSLYKFTLEERRFEDFREMGDFLQTSPRSLFVCKSLCSLKLPDGRLTYIGRKLISTEYIKGGGSVKTTEELSDEEIPDLLREKFGIVLNAIFVPKDEMLAPPPDGQ